From one Pagrus major chromosome 21, Pma_NU_1.0 genomic stretch:
- the LOC141016285 gene encoding uncharacterized protein isoform X3 encodes MMRTDSKGRSASPHRITYKSDFHAIKCSFDTGTKAAASAQRSAVHSTKLLSSLSDPMMSHTSTSASTGSRGRVHSTRGTKIRENIFLQMDSQQLKQDGGPVPSSGPTPLLSPHIPSLQPQTSPFSGSRRSVVSSSSVMSSVANISTPEPSLQDKLSRSEDMSDIDRAALAQKFSVTRKLFETKVMEGEGQVSKGRVSKGMADGKGEEDEVGGGVSQVEKEEEASGNRKRTETDCFDEDKSINPPSINISSVTPPAQASLTRHPKSPLSDGSSEDSSTSPSYLDKHGQTTASQTEKQTADLNLCLTPEQPVRAELVDIKNESSESDENEEEKERKEAKNWLNAEEQKYMNRESVQDLVDDVFEEPYMETTPAGPRAGDCRPVVPTEERQKEFPVSMPCKKETEDVGGEGGGDKYRQVNEQWEEQRAEKACTEKGDDGEKNTEEEVEQSAGRKERGMMEEDREVESYSVGKRKGGEEECKQSQEKERSEKEEKSEKEGHVSEEVSDGKDVRGGKEDQTGSASVCGIENEAFVFEQDSQSHPEHSPKEEWEDSAHAEDQLLSEYVEIPGVPEELDEEDEDAAEAARRKVRFSSAPIKVFCMYSNSEYDRHNEDIDPVSASAEFELEKRVDRMDVFPVEIEKGDDGLGISIIGMGVGADQGLEKLGIFVKTVTEGGATQKDGRIQVNDQIVEVDGVSLVGVSQLFAATVLKNTSGLVKFLIGREKEGVESEVARLINESLEMDKTSGKGGRASGDYYNDSSMSERGSMAEEEEEDEEEDVSALSSLDSYQLCLKYQQLQSKLRSRAAQLHHAREKLRALEEQQACWESQKEELEQRAEDGEEKADKIEKYWQEAQTLCRVVSQRLADAQSQAESLEIKYSKAKRLVREYQSREEEREKREADMRREMEERDKQHRETVERLQSQIAQLEGKEPDSKNHSVESSVTGPDWNIPVPDTGRLDSSAHIARAQLAQKSKRHPPSRDKLRESFRKQEEDAQKHQESRSLSAPTAVQRSSRSDLSSTSSFSALSPQPPTSLVFTPPIYINDMVTPSLSQSSSASRKSKRKFPDFSGLRKSLSKRRSEKHRKRSITNSRGSCGDLVDEPAGVSPSGSVTSMPSCLPFPWFGERGREKEEEAERGRERLRSVSSSSLPYLTTTGRRDQTLDDDPVPSNNNNQWQSRPILEWNSQQVCLWLVAMNMEQYAPEFTARGVDGTQLLNLDTEKLKALGVCSQSDRSAIKKKLKEMKKSEEKEQKKGERRQKEGKEKDKIAVLESEEKEKARMMMEKSVKDARRSGKTVRTESIL; translated from the exons ATGATGCGGACGGACAGCAAAGGCCGAAGCGCCTCCCCTCACAGGATAACCTACAAGTCTGACTTCCATGCCATAAAGTGCTCATTCGACACTGGGACCAAAGCTGCGGCCTCCGCCCAGCGCTCTGCTGTGCACTCGACCAAGTTGCTATCCAGCCTGTCAGATCCCATGATGTCTCACACCAGCACCAGCGCcagcacaggcagcagaggGAGGGTTCACAGCACCAGGGGCACCAAGATCAGAGAGAACATCTTCCTGCAAATGGACAGCCAGCAGCTGAAACAAGATGGTGGTCCAGTGCCGAGTTCTGGCCCCACGCCCCTCCTGTCTCCACATATCCCTAGCCTACAGCCCCAGACTTCTCCTTTCTCTGGATCCAGACGATCAGTCGTCAGTTCCTCGTCTGTTATGAGCAGTGTGGCCAATATTTCGACTCCAGAACCCTCTCTGCAAGATAAACTCTCCAGATCAGAGGACATGTCGGATATCGATAGAGCTGCTCTGGCTCAGAAGTTCTCTGTAACGCGGAAGTTGTTTGAGACCAAGGTGATGGAGGGTGAAGGGCAGGTTTCGAAAGGCAGGGTGAGCAAGGGGATGGCGGATGGGAaaggagaagaggatgaggTGGGAGGAGGTGTCAGCcaggtggagaaggaggaagaggcaAGTGGGAATAGGAAGCGTACAGAGACGGATTGCTTTGATGAAGACAAATCCATAAACCCACCCAGCATAAATATTTCCTCGGTGACGCCTCCTGCACAGGCCTCATTGACAAGGCACCCTAAATCTCCTTTATCGGATGGCTCTAGCGAAGACTCTAGCACATCTCCCTCCTATCTTGACAAACATGGTCAAACCACAGCATcccaaacagagaaacaaactgcAGATCTCAACCTCTGCTTGACCCCTGAGCAGCCGGTGAGGGCAGAACTAGTCGACATAAAGAACGAGTCATCAGAAAGTGACGAGAacgaagaagaaaaggagcGAAAAGAGGCCAAAAACTGGCTTAACGCTGAGGAGCAAAAGTATATGAACAGAGAAAGTGTGCAGGACCTAGTGGATGATGTTTTTGAAGAGCCCTACATGGAAACAACACCAGCAGGCCCAAGAGCAGGAGACTGCAGGCCGGTCGTTCCCACAGAAGAGCGCCAGAAGGAGTTCCCTGTCAGCATGCCatgtaaaaaagaaactgaggatgtaggaggagaaggtggaggagacaaGTATCGGCAGGTGAATGAACAATGGGAGGAGCAGAGGGCTGAGAAAGCATGCACAGAAAAGGGGGATGacggagagaaaaacacagaagaagaagtggaacAAAGTGctggaaggaaagaaagaggcatGATGGAAGAGGACAGGGAAGTTGAGTCGTACAGCGTGGGGAAGAGGAAAGGCGGAGAAGAGGAATGCAAACAAAGtcaagagaaggaaagaagtgaaaaagaagagaaaagtgagAAGGAGGGGCATGTCAGTGAGGAGGTCAGCGATGGAAAAGATGTCCGAGGAGGCAAAGAGGACCAGACGGGATCTGCGTCTGTCTGTGGGATTGAGAACGAGGCTTTCGTGTTCGAGCAGGATTCCCAGTCTCATCCAGAGCATTCACCAAAAGAGGAATGGGAAGACTCTGCACATGCAGAAGATCAACTTTTATCAGAATACGTGGAAATCCCCGGCGTGCCTGAAGAGCTcgatgaggaagatgaggatgCAGCGGAAGCCGCGAGGAGAAAGGTCAGGTTCTCCTCAGCACCAATCAAG GTGTTCTGCATGTATTCCAACTCAGAGTACGACAGACACAATGAGGACATCGACCCCGTGTCCGCCTCGGCTGAGTTTGAGCTGGAGAAGAGAGTGGACAGGATGGATGTGTTTCCAGTGGAGATAGAAAAGG GTGACGATGGTCTGGGCATCAGTATCATAGGAATGGGTGTAGGAGCTGACCAGGGACTGGAAAAACTGGGAATCTTTGTCAAGACCGTCACTGAGGGAGGAGCAACACAGAAGGATGGAAG gATTCAGGTGAATGACCAGATAGTAGAAGTGGATGGGGTGAGCTTGGTTGGAGTCTCGCAGCTGTTTGCAGCCACAGTCCTGAAGAATACATCCGGCCTCGTCAA GTTTTTGATTGGCCGAGAGAAAGAGGGCGTGGAGAGCGAAGTGGCGCGACTGATCAATGAAAGTCTGGAGATGGACAAAACATCAGGAAAG GGCGGAAGAGCGAGCGGAGATTATTATAATGACAGTAGCATGTCAGAGAGGGGCTCAATggctgaggaagaggaggaagatgaagaggaggatgtgtcCGCTCTTTCCAGCCTGGACAGCTACCAGCTCTGCCTCAAATACCAGCAG CTTCAATCAAAACTACGAAGCCGAGCAGCCCAGCTTCACCACGCCAGAGAAAAG TTAAGGGCATTGGAAGAACAGCAGGCCTGTTGGGAGAGCCAGAAGGAGGAGTTGGAGCAAAGAGCGGAGGATGGAGAAGAGAAAGCTGACAAAATAGAGAA GTATTGGCAAGAGGCCCAGACACTGTGCAGGGTTGTGAGCCAGCGACTGGCTGATGCCCAGAGCCAAGCAGAAAGCTTGGAGATCAAATACAGCAAGGCCAAGAGACTGGTCCGAGAATACCAGAGCAG agaggaggagagggagaaaagagaagcGGATATGAGGAGAGAAATGGAGGAGAGAGATaagcagcacagagagacagttGAAAGACTGCAAAGCCAG ATAGCACAGCTGGAGGGGAAAGAGCCAGACAGCAAGAACCACTCTGTGGAGTCTTCAGTCACAG gtCCAGACTGGAACATTCCAGTTCCTGATACAGGACGTCTCGACTCCAGTGCTCACATAGCCAGAGCTCAGCTGGCCCAGAAATCCAAGCGCCACCCGCCCTCTCGAGACAAACTGAGAGAGAGCTTTAGAAAGCAG GAAGAAGACGCTCAGAAACACCAGGAGAGCCGCTCGCTGTCTGCTCCCACAGCGGTCCAAAGGAGCAGCAGAAGTGACCTGTCCAGCACCTCGTCTTTCTCCGCCCTCAGTCCTCAACCTCCCACCAGCCTCGTCTTCACCCCTCCCATATACATCAACGACATGGTCACTCCGTCTCTCTCACAATCCTCATCCGCATCCAGAAAGTCCAAAAGGAAATTTCCCGACTTCAG cGGCCTTCGCAAGTCTCTCAGCAAAAGGAGAAGTGAGAAACACCGCAAGAGATCCATAACCAACAG CAGGGGGTCGTGTGGTGACCTGGTGGACGAGCCGGCAGGAGTTTCTCCATCAGGTTCAGTCACCTCCATGCCTTCTTGCCTGCCCTTTCCCTGGTTTGGGGAGCGAGGGcgagaaaaagaagaggaggctgagagaggcagggagagactTAGATCTGTGTCCAGCAGCAGTTTACCGTACCTGACCACCACGGGTAGAAGAGATCAG ACGTTGGACGATGACCCAGTTCCCAGCAATAACAACAACCAGTGGCAAAGTCGGCCCATCTTGGAGTGGAACAGTCAGCAGGTGTGTCTGTGGTTAGTCGCCATGAACATGGAGCAGTACGCGCCTGAGTTCACCGCCAGAGGTGTGGACGGGACACAGCTGCTCAACTTAGACACTGAGAAACTTAAG GCTCTGGGGGTGTGCAGCCAAAGTGATCGGTCTGCCATCAAGAAGAAgctgaaggagatgaagaagagtgaggagaaagaacagaagaaaggagagaggaggcagaaagaGGGAAAGGAGAAGGACAAAATTGCAGTTTTGGAGAGCGAAGAAAAGGAGAAGGCGAGGATGATGATGGAGAAGTCTGTTAAAGACGCCAGACGCAGCGGCAAAACTGTCAGAACCGAGTCAATCTTATAA
- the LOC141016285 gene encoding uncharacterized protein isoform X1, which produces MMRTDSKGRSASPHRITYKSDFHAIKCSFDTGTKAAASAQRSAVHSTKLLSSLSDPMMSHTSTSASTGSRGRVHSTRGTKIRENIFLQMDSQQLKQDGGPVPSSGPTPLLSPHIPSLQPQTSPFSGSRRSVVSSSSVMSSVANISTPEPSLQDKLSRSEDMSDIDRAALAQKFSVTRKLFETKVMEGEGQVSKGRVSKGMADGKGEEDEVGGGVSQVEKEEEASGNRKRTETDCFDEDKSINPPSINISSVTPPAQASLTRHPKSPLSDGSSEDSSTSPSYLDKHGQTTASQTEKQTADLNLCLTPEQPVRAELVDIKNESSESDENEEEKERKEAKNWLNAEEQKYMNRESVQDLVDDVFEEPYMETTPAGPRAGDCRPVVPTEERQKEFPVSMPCKKETEDVGGEGGGDKYRQVNEQWEEQRAEKACTEKGDDGEKNTEEEVEQSAGRKERGMMEEDREVESYSVGKRKGGEEECKQSQEKERSEKEEKSEKEGHVSEEVSDGKDVRGGKEDQTGSASVCGIENEAFVFEQDSQSHPEHSPKEEWEDSAHAEDQLLSEYVEIPGVPEELDEEDEDAAEAARRKVRFSSAPIKVFCMYSNSEYDRHNEDIDPVSASAEFELEKRVDRMDVFPVEIEKGDDGLGISIIGMGVGADQGLEKLGIFVKTVTEGGATQKDGRIQVNDQIVEVDGVSLVGVSQLFAATVLKNTSGLVKFLIGREKEGVESEVARLINESLEMDKTSGKGGRASGDYYNDSSMSERGSMAEEEEEDEEEDVSALSSLDSYQLCLKYQQLQSKLRSRAAQLHHAREKLRALEEQQACWESQKEELEQRAEDGEEKADKIEKYWQEAQTLCRVVSQRLADAQSQAESLEIKYSKAKRLVREYQSREEEREKREADMRREMEERDKQHRETVERLQSQIAQLEGKEPDSKNHSVESSVTGPDWNIPVPDTGRLDSSAHIARAQLAQKSKRHPPSRDKLRESFRKQEEDAQKHQESRSLSAPTAVQRSSRSDLSSTSSFSALSPQPPTSLVFTPPIYINDMVTPSLSQSSSASRKSKRKFPDFSGLRKSLSKRRSEKHRKRSITNSRGSCGDLVDEPAGVSPSGSVTSMPSCLPFPWFGERGREKEEEAERGRERLRSVSSSSLPYLTTTGRRDQSIGSPVCSSSMVGHVSDLSLSGHSHTFTFSSSETLDDDPVPSNNNNQWQSRPILEWNSQQVCLWLVAMNMEQYAPEFTARGVDGTQLLNLDTEKLKALGVCSQSDRSAIKKKLKEMKKSEEKEQKKGERRQKEGKEKDKIAVLESEEKEKARMMMEKSVKDARRSGKTVRTESIL; this is translated from the exons ATGATGCGGACGGACAGCAAAGGCCGAAGCGCCTCCCCTCACAGGATAACCTACAAGTCTGACTTCCATGCCATAAAGTGCTCATTCGACACTGGGACCAAAGCTGCGGCCTCCGCCCAGCGCTCTGCTGTGCACTCGACCAAGTTGCTATCCAGCCTGTCAGATCCCATGATGTCTCACACCAGCACCAGCGCcagcacaggcagcagaggGAGGGTTCACAGCACCAGGGGCACCAAGATCAGAGAGAACATCTTCCTGCAAATGGACAGCCAGCAGCTGAAACAAGATGGTGGTCCAGTGCCGAGTTCTGGCCCCACGCCCCTCCTGTCTCCACATATCCCTAGCCTACAGCCCCAGACTTCTCCTTTCTCTGGATCCAGACGATCAGTCGTCAGTTCCTCGTCTGTTATGAGCAGTGTGGCCAATATTTCGACTCCAGAACCCTCTCTGCAAGATAAACTCTCCAGATCAGAGGACATGTCGGATATCGATAGAGCTGCTCTGGCTCAGAAGTTCTCTGTAACGCGGAAGTTGTTTGAGACCAAGGTGATGGAGGGTGAAGGGCAGGTTTCGAAAGGCAGGGTGAGCAAGGGGATGGCGGATGGGAaaggagaagaggatgaggTGGGAGGAGGTGTCAGCcaggtggagaaggaggaagaggcaAGTGGGAATAGGAAGCGTACAGAGACGGATTGCTTTGATGAAGACAAATCCATAAACCCACCCAGCATAAATATTTCCTCGGTGACGCCTCCTGCACAGGCCTCATTGACAAGGCACCCTAAATCTCCTTTATCGGATGGCTCTAGCGAAGACTCTAGCACATCTCCCTCCTATCTTGACAAACATGGTCAAACCACAGCATcccaaacagagaaacaaactgcAGATCTCAACCTCTGCTTGACCCCTGAGCAGCCGGTGAGGGCAGAACTAGTCGACATAAAGAACGAGTCATCAGAAAGTGACGAGAacgaagaagaaaaggagcGAAAAGAGGCCAAAAACTGGCTTAACGCTGAGGAGCAAAAGTATATGAACAGAGAAAGTGTGCAGGACCTAGTGGATGATGTTTTTGAAGAGCCCTACATGGAAACAACACCAGCAGGCCCAAGAGCAGGAGACTGCAGGCCGGTCGTTCCCACAGAAGAGCGCCAGAAGGAGTTCCCTGTCAGCATGCCatgtaaaaaagaaactgaggatgtaggaggagaaggtggaggagacaaGTATCGGCAGGTGAATGAACAATGGGAGGAGCAGAGGGCTGAGAAAGCATGCACAGAAAAGGGGGATGacggagagaaaaacacagaagaagaagtggaacAAAGTGctggaaggaaagaaagaggcatGATGGAAGAGGACAGGGAAGTTGAGTCGTACAGCGTGGGGAAGAGGAAAGGCGGAGAAGAGGAATGCAAACAAAGtcaagagaaggaaagaagtgaaaaagaagagaaaagtgagAAGGAGGGGCATGTCAGTGAGGAGGTCAGCGATGGAAAAGATGTCCGAGGAGGCAAAGAGGACCAGACGGGATCTGCGTCTGTCTGTGGGATTGAGAACGAGGCTTTCGTGTTCGAGCAGGATTCCCAGTCTCATCCAGAGCATTCACCAAAAGAGGAATGGGAAGACTCTGCACATGCAGAAGATCAACTTTTATCAGAATACGTGGAAATCCCCGGCGTGCCTGAAGAGCTcgatgaggaagatgaggatgCAGCGGAAGCCGCGAGGAGAAAGGTCAGGTTCTCCTCAGCACCAATCAAG GTGTTCTGCATGTATTCCAACTCAGAGTACGACAGACACAATGAGGACATCGACCCCGTGTCCGCCTCGGCTGAGTTTGAGCTGGAGAAGAGAGTGGACAGGATGGATGTGTTTCCAGTGGAGATAGAAAAGG GTGACGATGGTCTGGGCATCAGTATCATAGGAATGGGTGTAGGAGCTGACCAGGGACTGGAAAAACTGGGAATCTTTGTCAAGACCGTCACTGAGGGAGGAGCAACACAGAAGGATGGAAG gATTCAGGTGAATGACCAGATAGTAGAAGTGGATGGGGTGAGCTTGGTTGGAGTCTCGCAGCTGTTTGCAGCCACAGTCCTGAAGAATACATCCGGCCTCGTCAA GTTTTTGATTGGCCGAGAGAAAGAGGGCGTGGAGAGCGAAGTGGCGCGACTGATCAATGAAAGTCTGGAGATGGACAAAACATCAGGAAAG GGCGGAAGAGCGAGCGGAGATTATTATAATGACAGTAGCATGTCAGAGAGGGGCTCAATggctgaggaagaggaggaagatgaagaggaggatgtgtcCGCTCTTTCCAGCCTGGACAGCTACCAGCTCTGCCTCAAATACCAGCAG CTTCAATCAAAACTACGAAGCCGAGCAGCCCAGCTTCACCACGCCAGAGAAAAG TTAAGGGCATTGGAAGAACAGCAGGCCTGTTGGGAGAGCCAGAAGGAGGAGTTGGAGCAAAGAGCGGAGGATGGAGAAGAGAAAGCTGACAAAATAGAGAA GTATTGGCAAGAGGCCCAGACACTGTGCAGGGTTGTGAGCCAGCGACTGGCTGATGCCCAGAGCCAAGCAGAAAGCTTGGAGATCAAATACAGCAAGGCCAAGAGACTGGTCCGAGAATACCAGAGCAG agaggaggagagggagaaaagagaagcGGATATGAGGAGAGAAATGGAGGAGAGAGATaagcagcacagagagacagttGAAAGACTGCAAAGCCAG ATAGCACAGCTGGAGGGGAAAGAGCCAGACAGCAAGAACCACTCTGTGGAGTCTTCAGTCACAG gtCCAGACTGGAACATTCCAGTTCCTGATACAGGACGTCTCGACTCCAGTGCTCACATAGCCAGAGCTCAGCTGGCCCAGAAATCCAAGCGCCACCCGCCCTCTCGAGACAAACTGAGAGAGAGCTTTAGAAAGCAG GAAGAAGACGCTCAGAAACACCAGGAGAGCCGCTCGCTGTCTGCTCCCACAGCGGTCCAAAGGAGCAGCAGAAGTGACCTGTCCAGCACCTCGTCTTTCTCCGCCCTCAGTCCTCAACCTCCCACCAGCCTCGTCTTCACCCCTCCCATATACATCAACGACATGGTCACTCCGTCTCTCTCACAATCCTCATCCGCATCCAGAAAGTCCAAAAGGAAATTTCCCGACTTCAG cGGCCTTCGCAAGTCTCTCAGCAAAAGGAGAAGTGAGAAACACCGCAAGAGATCCATAACCAACAG CAGGGGGTCGTGTGGTGACCTGGTGGACGAGCCGGCAGGAGTTTCTCCATCAGGTTCAGTCACCTCCATGCCTTCTTGCCTGCCCTTTCCCTGGTTTGGGGAGCGAGGGcgagaaaaagaagaggaggctgagagaggcagggagagactTAGATCTGTGTCCAGCAGCAGTTTACCGTACCTGACCACCACGGGTAGAAGAGATCAG AGCATTGGTTCTCCAGTGTGCAGCTCCAGCATGGTGGGTCATGTCTCTGATCTGTCCCTCTCTGGGCACTCTCACACTTTCaccttttcctcctctgag ACGTTGGACGATGACCCAGTTCCCAGCAATAACAACAACCAGTGGCAAAGTCGGCCCATCTTGGAGTGGAACAGTCAGCAGGTGTGTCTGTGGTTAGTCGCCATGAACATGGAGCAGTACGCGCCTGAGTTCACCGCCAGAGGTGTGGACGGGACACAGCTGCTCAACTTAGACACTGAGAAACTTAAG GCTCTGGGGGTGTGCAGCCAAAGTGATCGGTCTGCCATCAAGAAGAAgctgaaggagatgaagaagagtgaggagaaagaacagaagaaaggagagaggaggcagaaagaGGGAAAGGAGAAGGACAAAATTGCAGTTTTGGAGAGCGAAGAAAAGGAGAAGGCGAGGATGATGATGGAGAAGTCTGTTAAAGACGCCAGACGCAGCGGCAAAACTGTCAGAACCGAGTCAATCTTATAA